The genomic stretch atcatcatactaATATAAGAATCTAGAAATTTGATTTGAGTTTCAGAACGATTATTTCATGCATGTTTGGTAGTTCAAACTTAGATTATTGTTATTGAATAGATTTATACTTTAAGATTAAATTAGTTAAAATACTCTATCATTATGATTGATTACAATAATTTCTTTAATGTTGTTGATATAAGTACAATTGATGATTAATTAGAATTTGACATGTAGTTGATCAGGATGATGTGAGGTCATCAATGAGCTACAAAATAAAATATTCCTCATACTCTAGATTGAGTTCtttaattttctaaattatatttatttttgagtCTCTTTACTAATTTAATTATAGAAAGAATTTAATCAAATATGTCTGGGTGCAATCTTAACTTGCaaaggaagaaattggagaaacatatataattataagaatatGAGGAATTTTACAAAGgaccaaaacaaaacaaaaaaaaatccataaaacAATAAAAGATAAAAGAATTGGATCTTCAATAAGAACATAGCCATTTGCTAATAAATTTGTTGAAAGagcaaaataaaatattattttgtggTGTATATTTTCTCAAGAATGGatagaaatatattaaatattttaaaaaatacaatCAAAGTCATTGGATGACTAATGAATACAGATCTGTCAATAATCAAAGTTTGATAGGTACAGTCAAGTCATCTGAGATCTTGAATTTAGTCAGGTTTATATCCAACATAGCAATAGAACCCTGATTATATTATAGTTTATTCCCACTAATCAATTTAAATCAGCTTAGCAATATTactaatatttatctttttttgtttgttttgccATTGTGTTATTGTCTGTCCTCAGGAAGACATCCCCCAAAACTCCCACCTTCTATCTTGGGTTTGTCTTGGTGGAGGTTTCCTCCCACAGCCAAGCAAACTGCAGATTCTTCATGTCTCATGTGTCGATGTTCTGCATCCATGGAAGTAGAAGacagagaagaagaagggaggttcCCTGCACATGGCTCATTCCTTCAACAGCAGACATGATATCTTTTCTGCTGATATGGTTCGACTAATCATCCACTAAAGTTCCATTCGGATGAATCTTGGTTGCTTCCTCCTCTTGGTTTCTGTTCTTCCAGGTTCATGCACTGCATTAGATAAAGAAGAGAACCAAGAAGGCTCTAAGTTTATGAATCTGAGGCTGCAAGTTGAGGCTACATGTGAATGTATATATAATAATACAAGTTGGAGTGAATAAGGAATTCACCATAATGGCCTAATAAATGCTCTTTCATCTCAACTTAGCATACTTGGAAATGATATTAGCATATTTCCTGGACACAAAATGGAGGAGAAAGTTAGAAAGGGCAGAGGGAGATCCACAGgtgtcttttctttcatttctagAATCCCATATAGTTTCATGGTGGTGTTTAATGAAGATGATGGTGTTCCATGCTCACCAATCACCTGTtcatttcatgcaggaaagaaagAGAAAGTGCAGGTGAACTGCAACATGTACAGGAAGCCTCATCAGATTCGTTTCTTCTTTCTTCAGAAACATGGAAGGCAAATTGGATCTGATGTTTCCTGAAACATCACCAGATATCCCATCCATCAGACCCGACAGGTCGTCTACAGTGGAATCGTTgaagagaaaatgaaaagggacgcAGAGATCGCATGCCCGGAAATCCAGGGATTTCTTCTcccctcccctcctcttctccGACGCTGCTCTTTCCACCTGCCCACCTCCACCAGTGCCTAGTGCCCTCGCAAGTCAAATCAACAATGCCATTCGGAAGAGGAGAGGATGGACCTCCTGTTAACATGCGCACCATCAGATTCATTAGACAGAGGAAACATGTAGAAGATGCATGCACTGGATCAACCATTAACCAACCTATAGCTGAGAACTGGAAGCGTTTCCTGGCAAGAACCATGAGGCTGAGGTCATAGGCTGTGGCTCCGGCTCCGGCCCGCAGTCGAAATTTACGCCGAAGAGTCTCAATCGCCTCGTCTCGCTCCGCGTTGCTCCGTTCCTCTGCTCTCCTGTACATGGACGCAACTAAGGAATTCCTTGTCCTTGTATTGGTGATTCCATGATACTGAAATGTATGCCACATCTTACCCTCACGAAGAAGACAGTCTTGTGTTACTGTGTTGCTCGCCGGATACGAGCAAGCAGCAGCGTGGTACACCGGGCTCAGCGGCTCTGGACCGTCGGGCACGGTCATGGAGTGAGCCGGCGGCGGGCTTTGACGCCGGCAACCGATGTAGAAATGGTCCCGCCCCCCGAACcgcgggcgttcgaagaggacgaCATCGCCGGCGTCCAGCTTCTTCTCCTTGACGAAGCGGCTCCACCCTTTCGTGAGCACGTAGCTCTGGCTGCTGGTCCAGTACGAGTACCGGAACCACCACACCCTGCCTGACTCGTCCTCGAAGCTCAGCAGAAGGCCTCCCTCCGCCGAGCCGCCGTCGAGTGGGAAGTACCTCTCGGCATGCTGCTTCGGTATGACTAACCTATTGAGCTTCCCTACGTCGCTTGGTGTGAGGGGCTTCTCAAACATGTGTTCTCTCTCATGTGGGGCTTCCTCCTGCTCCGAGTGGTAGAGATGATGGTAATAACGGTGGTGAAGAAGCATGGCTGACTCCCAAGCCCGAGCTTGTGGGTGATGCTGTGCCATATATGTGAGAGGTAGCGGAAGAGGAGAGATGTGGTGATGATGCAGTGTTGAGAGTTGAGAAGCATGTAACTATTATTACCATGCATTTATAGTCTATGCACAAATATTTTTATTGTCCAAGAGCAAGAGACATGTACAGGACACAGATGCAAGGGAGAGGTCTGATGCATTGATCTGAGCATGTGTGGGAGTTTGGTGTCCATTGTTTAACATGTGGGGGTTTATAGTTCCTATGctgcaaatatatatgtatatatatatatatgtatatatatattgagctGATGAGGAATGGCCAGGTGGTGGTCTTTAGAAGTGAGAGCTGCCATTGTGGCCTCATCACAACCATATAGTTTGAGCCCCATGCAATTATATATATTCCATGTTCTTCCAACAGGTATTTTAAGTGTTATATGTCTGCTCTACAAATTCTTAGGGTTCTCTATGTGTTgcatgacatcattttgagaggtAGATATCTCTACAATAAGATCAAAGCTTACTCTAAGAAACTCAGTGACTTCTGATGCTTGAAATGTGATGATACAGTTCATCTGTTCTCACAAATCCTTCACTCTACAGTCACTTTATCTCACCTGCTGTGACATGTAATGTGATCTTCATGCTCTCCTCCTACAGTTTCCCCATCATGCAACCCACCTGCCACCCTTTCTCTCCAGTATATGATATCCTCAGCTCACAACCATCTTTCTCCATGTGCACACATAAAATAAGTGGGTATCACTTGAGGTCAGGGATGCAGGTTATGAGGACAAGGAGACAAGAGAACACATGGGGATGAACCCTAAACACAAGGACATGAATCGACTGTGGAATTCATGGAACTGTACGGAGTTGCATTGTTTATGTTGGGGGAGCTGAGGGACAATGATCGATGATTTTATAACTCAAGGTGCATGAACTGAGACATCTTTGGGAGTTCCAAGAATCTCTTTGCAGTTCTCTTTTGTCTTCCAtttttttgatgatcaaaagcTTAATTGAGTTTTGTTCATGTCTACATTCATGTGTACAAGGATCAGATGTAATGCAACTTGTTCATGAGTGCTGGAGttcttgaatgattcttagtctcTAGTGTTATGATTTTAGTGATTTTTGTGATTATAATATTAACATGGGCTGTATCGATTTTGTTGGTAGTTGATATGATCAATTTTGATTCGAGCATATTAATATTCTGAATATTATCATGTTTTTGGTCTTGAGAAGATCAAATCAGATTGATAGTTTACTTCCTTGGTTCGATGTAAACCATGTACTAAACCTAAAAGATTAAAAgattaagaatatatttttttgttaataaaaatactaaaatatcagTTAATGAGATTTTCCTTTACATAAATTATCTAACATACAAACAAgggttatttttctataaaatatcaatattttaggtattttttaatCAATgcctcctattttatttttttcgaaTAATACTACTAATTTAAAATTATCCAAACTAtctcttaaaatatttttcacattatAGTATTTTGGTCTGTCACAATGTTTTAGGTCTGTTACATTATTTTGACCACTACAACATAGGCACAATAAAGCCtacttaaaaatactataaataatttaaattgacTTTAAACATTAATCAAACATTTATAATGTTTTcagtatattaataaaatattataaaataatattaaaaaaaactataTAAGCCAAATGACAATACTGAAAACTAATAAAAAACTTTTTGAgggatattttgaatatttttaaattaaaaagtattatttagaaaagaaaaaaaaggaatagtGAATGGAGGTAACATTGACCTAATTGGTGGGTTCCACACGAGCCCCATCACAATGCGTAACAGAGATGGTAGGTAGATGCGTGGGTCGATGGATCGGCAGAGTAAGCGTAACGGATACTTGCACGGCACGTGTGCAACTCCGCTGGTGTATACAGAGAACCCAACACCGATCTCCTCCGTCAATCACagccaagcgaagcgagagggggACTGCTCCGCCGACGTGGCTGGCTCGGTTCCTTACCTCGTCGCCCCGAAGGCCACGGCACGCATGGCCTCCTTGGCCCCCGCGTTGCGGCCTCCGTCGAGGACGGCAATGGGCTTCCACGGCCTGAAGAGGAGCTCTCGATCTCGCTCCGCCCGGCTGGTCTCTGCTTCCGGATCTCCTTCAAGAAGTTTCGTTGTCAAAGCCTTATCCGAGGTCGTGATTCCTATCATTTTTATCTCGTTTCCCAATCGCAGAAATTTTGCGTCGTTTAGTGTTCTTTGGTTTCCAGTTGACATGGTGGATTGAGAACATTAGGTTGAAAAATGAGGTGCTTATTGTTGTCATTGGTTGGATTAGTGGAGATATTTGATATTTGTGATGAAATCGCATAGCCTGGGCCAAAAAAGGATTTCTTTTACTTTCTCTACTACTTCTAAACTAGCAATGTTGTGAAgttttttgttttctcttctttttttcgcGTTGATTGAGTGAGTGAAAGATTGATGTCTGCAGAGCCACTTGCCATTACTGGGGAATAAAGCACCGGATTTCGAGGCCAAAGCTGTTTTTGATGAGGAGTTCATAAAGGTATGCTCTTGTTTATTGCTGGTTTGATTGCTTATTTGAAGCCTTGAAGGtgtggaaatcattaagatatgtaTTTTTTGATATATCACAAACTAGGTATTAATGTGGGCATTTCTTTCTTTGCTGCTCTTCGTGAAAGTTGATTTATGCTGTTGACCTTTCAAAGTTCATATAGGAACTCATATTTACATTCTGACAATTAAGCTATGCATCTTGGTTGATTGCATTTCCTAAGCTCACCAATTATTCGATGATGACAATTAAGCTATGCATCTTGGTTGATTGCCACCTTTCATGATAGAAGCTGAATTTTCTTCCTTTATATTGATTCTAAAAACCATCTGAACTCTGTTTATTCTGTTTTTGCTGTTTTCCTTCTATAGTATACGGAACAAAATGACATTGACTGTTAAACAGTTCCAGAGCATATGTTCTCCTTGAACTTTGGTTATGCAACAAAATGAATTGTACAGAATCTTGTCACAGCATGTCTAAATTGTCTGACATTGTTTGCATGTTTTATTTAGTCTTCACTAACATTTAAGTGGCATCAAGTTTCTCTTTTTGCATATTATGATTAGTCTTGTTTGTTATCCAATTGGCAGATCAAATTATCTCATTATATTGGGAATAAGTACATGATTATATTGGGTGAACAACCAATGCTACTTAATTCGAACGCTCGACTTATGAGAATGATAAGTTGTGTGCTTTTATGTCAACTAGTGAGATATTTGAACTAAACCGTGGTCAGGGCAAAGTCCAGCTCACTTGTCACACGCATGGCATTTATGTCATCGGCTACAACAGGTAACTGGAACACGGCCTCAGTGCTATCTTCCCCAACTCACATTGGCCCCAGCCGGTCCCACCTTCACCCGTGCTAAAACAGCCAGTCCTGCCTTCACTGTATTTATGTCAACTTCTTTCCGTAGTACACACAAGGATGTGCTCCAGAACGAAACTGCACCTTTAACTCGTCATCGGCCACCCACGAGAAGCGCGAAGCGAAGGCTTCCATCGATGGGTTTATTAGCCAGTAGGCCACACCCACCttgcaaaagaaaaagagagagagagatggctctTGAGGAGATCATCTCTCTGATAACCCTTATATGGAGGGTTCTGCGATTCTTATTGTGCTGCCACTCACTGTCTCTGTTCTTGTGGTTGCGATAAGTGCAATGAATCTCTGGACATATGAGGGAGAAGTGAACAGTGTCATCGGCAGCAGAAGAATTTTGGATTTGGTGGTCCGGCTTCACCTGAAAATGACAGCTAAAGATCGAGGAACGAGTGAAGAAAGCTGCCTGTTTAGAATCCTACCCAATCAAGTGTTTTATGACATGCTTTCTTCCTTGCAGTTTGATGCAACTTTTACCTTTTCATTTTGATGTTGAGTTATAGCTTTACTAGAGATGAATCTTAGCTTTTATCCCACAATAAATGCTTCTGTCTAAGATAAGAAGCAGTTGCCATCTTTCATGATAGATGCTGAATTTTCTTCCTTTATATTGATGGTAAAAACTATCTGAACTCTGTCTATTCTGTTTGTGCTGTATTCCTTCTATAGTATATGGAACAAAGTTAGAATGTATTACAAGACATTCTGTTAAACAGTTTCAGTATACTTTCTCCTTTAAATTTGGTTATTCAACAAAATGAATTGTACAGGATTTTGTCACCTTCATCTATATGTCTAAATTGTCTGTCATTAAGTGTTATATGTCTGCTCAACAAATCCTCAGGTTTCTTTGTGTGTTGCATGTCATCATTTGTCTCAAGTGGGTTCAAGTTAGGTAGATACCTTTGCAATAATGTTCAGCAGTAAAATCCTAAGATCAAAGCTTTCTCACAAATCATGATTTGAGGTGAACCCCCTTTGAGACAAATGATGACATGCAACGCACAGAGAAACTTGAGcatttgtagatcagataaatacAGATGAAGGTGACAAGAGTCTGCACAATTCATTTCATTGCATACCCAAATTTCAAGGAGAAAATATACTAGAACTATTTAACAGAATGTCTTATAATTCATTCTAACTTTGTTTCATATACTATAGAAGGAATACAACACAAACAGAATAGACAGTTCGGATGGTTTTTACTATCAATATAAAGGAAGAAAATTCAGCTATTATCATGAAGAAGCATTTATTGAGTTAATTTAGACTTAACAAGTTGTCATATGACAGTGACATAAGTGATCGTGGGATAAAAATTAAGATTCATCTCTACTAAAGCTATAACTCAACGTCAAAATCAAAAGGCAAATGTTGCATCAAACTATAAGGTAGAAAGCATACATCATAAAACTCTTGTTTGGGTAAGATTCTAACAGATCAGCAAGTGGCTTTCTTCACTCATTCCTCAATCTTTAGTTGTCATTGTCAGGCGAAGCCTGACCGACAAATCCCAATAGAAATTCCTCTGCTGCAGCGACGTCACTTTTCCCTCATATGTCCGGATATTCATTGCACATATCGTGACTGTGAGCAGCAGCGGTAGAAAGAAATGCAGAACCCTCCATATAAGGGTTACTAGGGAGATGATCTCCTCAAGAGCcacctctttctctctttttcttctgtaAGGTGAGTGTGGCTCACTGGCTTATAAACCTATCGATGGAAGACTTTGCTTTGCGCTTCTCGTGGGTGGTCGGTGACAAGAGTTAAAGGTGCAGTTTTTTTGTGGAGCACATTCTCGTATGTCCTATGGAAGAAAAGTTGATATAAAGGTGATGAATGCGGGATCAACTGCTTTAACACAGGTGAAGGCAGGATTGACTAGGTCGGTGTGAGTTCGGGAAGATAGTATCGTGGTTGTGTTTCGATTACTTGCTATTATACTGGTGACATAAATGCCATGCGTGTGACAAGGGAGCTGGACTTAGCCCTAGCCACGGTTTGATTCAAATATCTTGCAGGTTGACATAAAAGCACACAACCTATCATTCTCATAAGAGAAGCTATTATCAAATATACATGAAAAATAAATCTGTGAGAAAATCCATCTCATGGATGTTTGTGTAAAGTAATTGATAATGGTTTTTTTTAGAGTTCTTTTTTTTGTATGCAAAAGGTAAATGGCGAAGGTGGAATTCAAACCCAGGACCTTACGATGGACTGTCAAAACTTTTACTAGTTAGGCTAATTAGCACCTTCAAGTTTCATGATTGATGATATGGAGGCCGCCCACCAGAGAAAATAAAAAACCTTAGCCAAGTTGCGAATGAATCTTGGTGTTAGGATTGAAAATGATGAGTTTGTTCAGACCAATACTCGACATACTTTTGGATTTTCTCGCAGAAATTCTTTGTTTCATGGATATTTGGTAATGTCTTCTCTTTCCTCATCAACTGCATGTGTCCATGACAGCATTACTAGAAGTAGCTGGAGAGTGACCATAATGCTTCACAACAAATCAACTATTCATGTATTAACTCATTCAACTTCAACTTTAGCTGTATCCATCATTTGCAGAATTAAATGTTGGTAGAATCCTCTTATTTACCCTATAGATTATTTGGCAAACCAAAAATTTACTTGGATTGCTAAGCTCACAATGGGATAATTGCAACAACCATTCTAAATCTTTCAGGTTACAGAATGCTTGACACAGCTGCAATCACATTCTTGCTGAGTTTAGGATCTGGCTTCATCGACGTCTCTCTCGGTTTCCATCCAGCAGAGCAAACCTCTTCTGGCTCTCTTGAACATACTGCAGTGCCTGCAAGACAGGAAAAGCTACTGCACTGTATGACATGTATTGAACAATCACAGCTAGATGAAGAATTTAAACAACTGCAAAGAGGAGACATCCCTCTAAGATACTAACAATGCCAAGGAAGAAATTGCAGGTGGTTTATAGCTTATTCTGTAGTTAAAATCCTGTCTTATGTTTGGAAAATGGCAGTCACATTGTCTGACAAAGTATGTGAAGTTCGAAGCTCTAACATTTATTTGTGTAAGCCATTGACAGATTGCTTAGAAGTCAACACAGAATTGAAGCTCTGACCAATCAAAACCATAAGCTAAACCAAGATATAATTAATTACTTACTTCATAAATGTTCATTGCCACCATTCATGAACCCTAATTTCAAAATCTGTTGTATCATCATCTTGCAATTGATTGAATCTTCCAACTCATGTCTATATGCAATGATGTGCAACTTCATGTATACATTGGTGACAACTTCCTGTAATAATACCTTCTTAAGCATACAGATGCAGGCAAATTCTAAATAGTTTTAGGGGCTAAAAAGTAAAAATAGACTTAATTAAAGGAAAACTTGAGGGCGTTGATGCAAAAAATGCAAGTCCAGTTTTTGTCACCGGCTACAGAAGGTAACCGGAACACGGCCTCGCGGGCTCCGTACTATCGTCCCCAAATGACACCGGCTCCAGCCGGTCCCTCCTTCACTCGCGTTAAAGCAACCGGTCTCTCCGCTTTAGTTTCATTCCATTGAAGTCTCGGTGTCGTTTGGTTTCATCTCGTCGTCTCTCGGCATCCCTCTCACGGCATGAGCAGACTCACAAAGCTCGGCTTCGCTCTCGCACTCGTCTTCTCTATCTCTCTTCTCGGGTTGGCCGCCGAGCTCCTCTACCTCCTCCATTGCCGTCGTCGAAGGCGGCGAAGCGGCCAGCCTGAGCTCGGCGACGGAGTCGGAGTCCCCCGCAACGGCCCGCCCCCAAGGGAGCTCCTGCACCACGTCCTCTTCTTCAAGCACCGTTCCCGCGTCGAGCCAGCCCGCGCCGCCCCGCGGCCGCACGCGGACCCGCCGAAGCCCGCCaccgaggaggcggaggaggagtgcGACCTGGCCCGGTGGCGCGCCATGTGCCTGGGCCCCTCGAGGGCCCTGTACACCATCAACGAGgacggcgaggaggaggaggaggtggtggaagaGGAGACGCCGTGCGCGTCCCCGGTGTTCTACACCCCGTCCTCGTCTCCGCCTCAGGGGGCGACCGAGGACGGAGGCGACGCGGGAGGTCCCTCGCCGGCCATGCGGCCGAGCGGACGTCAGTGTGTAGTAGTGCTGCGTAGGTGAAACGTACGGGTCGCCCGTGCCAAATTTATGAGAACTTAGTGCAGCTTCTTATTATTCTTCTttcttctgaaaaaaaaaaagctgaattttcaaaaaaaaaaaaaaaaacttataactTTATATTTTTCTCGTCGACGTGATAAAATCTTTTTGACATTGTCTATCAACTTCGTACACAAAAACATAAGCGACTAAGGAGAGAAGAGACGATCGACGAGGATTACGATCAATCAGGTGAGACTATCAAGCACCAGACATCTTGGCACGGGACGAAGGTATAGTGGAAGATAGCGACCGACAAGAGACTTAAAATATTGCATGACAAAAACtcaaaattaaagatttttttttaaattcactatatatataaatataaatatataaaaatgacGATatgttgtttttcttttcttggcCTAAATCTCTTTCTATATATTTCTTCAAAGTTCGAAGGCTGTGTTACTTCAGAAGTAGTAATGGGTGTCATGAGGGATAGGCAGTGGGGCGGTCATACGAGGATTAATTGCTCTGCTTTCAGTCAATAAATGTTTGTCCTTTTTATGGTGCCTTCTTCTTGATCCTTGGTGGTGGGAATAACTCTGCATGAGGAGGACCTGTGATGAGGGAATCCATGAATCCATGGAGAGCACCCAAAGTTTAGACTAAAGCTGGAGAATACCACTTTGCTTCTTTGGAGTCTGCTTTGGTTTGTATTGAGTTCCCTCTGAGACTGCACTCTTTTAACTTTGTTTCTACAGTGATTCTTTGTCAGCTGATGCCAAGTAGTGTCTGCCATCACCCACCCTCATCCTATTATGAAGAAAAGAAATCTTGGTCTCCATCTCCATTCTTTTGGCTTCTGTGGGGTTAGCAGATCAAGATCATGCTTGGGTGCTTATTGTCTGTTTTGAGCAGTAGAAATGCTTGTGGGTGGGCAGAAAAATTACACCAGCCTTCTAAGGCACTTCATGCTTTAGACATTAGGATTCTATCTATGGCAGCAGTGTCACAAGAAGATGGGTGTTATCATCAGTTCAATCTTTATGGTATCTGTCTGGAAGATAGAAAGGTGAAGATGCATCTTGTAGATGCTGGACCTTTTTCTTCCTTGTTTGGAGAAAATTTAGAACCAAGGGCTCTGTTTGCAtgcagagaagagaagagagagcatGCTTGCTTTCCTTTCTTGGATCACTGTCCTTTCAGTGTTCCAGCAGTAGTGTGCAGGATTTGAAAGCTCTGCTTGCTTCAATTCATCATCAATTGTATTGTCTTCACTATCTTGTCATCTGTCATTGTTCTATCTTTATCATCGTTATAGAAGTATCATCAAGTCAAACTATGCTTATAGTTAGAACGTTACGACTTTGTTGTTATTATCTCGTGATCATtaattactactactactactactacaaagCTGTCATGAACAACAAATCTCACAGGTCTAAAAAATGCTGAAGACCAAAGCAGGAAATGTGTTTGCTGCTTTTACGTTGTACCACACGGCATGAGGAAACAGTGATAAACAATGCATCTCACAGTGTCCATTATCCAAACGCCAAGCTGGTGTTTTAGAACCATGCAAACTTTGACCTTCACCAAACCTCCATAACGAGCCATTAATATGCTCATAATCATCAGATCAATAATCATCGGTCTCTGCTATTTCCCTCATCGTTACTCCATTCATTTTGGTGGCATGTgacgagggtaataatggcgacatgacgtgccacgacgtcagccacgcctGGATGACACCCTGCCCAAAGAGGGCAATAATGTCAACACGATGTGCGCTGACGtcatccgctctcagacaacgacttcatcgttgtctgacccaacACGCTTGGCCGAGACAGAGGAGAACGACGACCGAGGCACACCCATGCCCTGCGACAGTTCGGTTCTTCACGCAACGCCAACaataatgtcagacgccatcagaggtacgatcctgctcctgcgggcaggcacatcaggtaacactaaacttccctataaatactcccgagttctaaacgatgaaaaaaaggaagaagagaagaagaacatACCACTTcccatcactaacttgatcgtcggaggggtcgggccgagcttccgacccgacctgggtGCAGGTACAAGGACGTGGTTACTTCTTCCCGACGCTGCGGAAAAGCTTCCCTCCCGACGCAACATCCCGACCGGATCACCGTGATCAGCCACCTCAGCGGTCTCGAGGAACACCGTACAAGATCCTCGTCCATTCGGACCCAAACCAAACcgcgttggccccgaggccacgacataaagttgtttacactgacAGCATGCATCTTATTGCCCCGTCGACAACTAAACCGAGCAGTGATCCATTAGTTCAAACTCTATTATATCATAATTGCTAATCTAAGCTTCATAGGTGTGTGCAATACTCCATTCATTTCCGAAGACAGAGCTCACGTAACACTGCAGTTAGTCTAATCACACTAGTCCTTTTGTCCAAGACGTTGTAGCGGGTCTTGCCACCATTCAAAAACGTGTATTTGAAGATAAAAAAATGTTGGgttttttttcaataaaaaatacacccaatatatatattttttaaccacAATCGACTCTAAAATAATTAACTGATAGTTTCGATTTTGCAGAATTTAGAATCCAGG from Musa acuminata AAA Group cultivar baxijiao chromosome BXJ1-3, Cavendish_Baxijiao_AAA, whole genome shotgun sequence encodes the following:
- the LOC135637539 gene encoding B3 domain-containing protein Os11g0156000-like, yielding MAQHHPQARAWESAMLLHHRYYHHLYHSEQEEAPHEREHMFEKPLTPSDVGKLNRLVIPKQHAERYFPLDGGSAEGGLLLSFEDESGRVWWFRYSYWTSSQSYVLTKGWSRFVKEKKLDAGDVVLFERPRFGGRDHFYIGCRRQSPPPAHSMTVPDGPEPLSPVYHAAACSYPASNTVTQDCLLREGEQRNGATRSETRRLRLFGVNFDCGPEPEPQPMTSASWFLPGNASSSQL
- the LOC135638741 gene encoding uncharacterized protein LOC135638741; its protein translation is MSRLTKLGFALALVFSISLLGLAAELLYLLHCRRRRRRSGQPELGDGVGVPRNGPPPRELLHHVLFFKHRSRVEPARAAPRPHADPPKPATEEAEEECDLARWRAMCLGPSRALYTINEDGEEEEEVVEEETPCASPVFYTPSSSPPQGATEDGGDAGGPSPAMRPSGRQCVVVLRR
- the LOC135638734 gene encoding 2-Cys peroxiredoxin BAS1, chloroplastic-like, with the translated sequence MDRQSKRNGYLHGTCATPLVYTENPTPISSVNHSQAKREGDCSADVAGSVPYLVAPKATARMASLAPALRPPSRTAMGFHGLKRSSRSRSARLVSASGSPSRSFVVKALSESHLPLLGNKAPDFEAKAVFDEEFIKVTECLTQLQSHSC